Proteins co-encoded in one Xanthomonas campestris pv. badrii genomic window:
- the galA gene encoding beta-galactosidase GalA, giving the protein MRRREFIKGSVCASSLLGVPALLPGAASAVATRSGSDGTPCPAPAGTGDGGQWLDLDQGWRFHAGDLPLPRLLAQDETYDNAKAGRAWGAAAPDFDDTGWRQLQVPHDFVVEQAVRADANIAQGYRPRGIAWYRRTLRLDESARGQSVELRLDGIASHATVWVNGMLMARSWSGYTGLVIDLTPVARYGNALNSIAIRVDAEAMDGWWYEGGGIYRHTWLVLRAPLHIAGDGLAAVPREGPDDIWQVPVQLELANSGEQPADAWVDVALHDPKGVVVAGGQTQLRVAAFGTAQAAVDVSVPQPQRWSVDTPVLYRVQASVRGADGRSDRAACDIGFRSLRFDADRGFFLNGRALKIKGVCLHQDHAGVGVALPDALHVFRLQRLKSMGCNAIRLHHAVAPELLQACDRLGMLVMAENRLFNPAPEYLALLRTMVRRQRNHPSVFLWSLLNEEPLQGTATGYAITARAASAVRALDDSRPITAGMNDGMFATRGAADVVDVLGFNYRQYNYDRVHAARPRTPMLSSEDTSAFQTRGAWFTDPDAHVVAEDDSLAADWGNTHRRAWQLIAERPFVAGSFVWTGFDYRGEPTPFEWPSVGSFFGIMDQCGFAKGAYWLRRALWIDDAPVLHLLPHWNWPGREGRPIKVMAFCNAAQVELWLNGRSLGKQAVDRAQMNQWQVDYAPGVLEAVAWRDGRAVARTRVETTGAPVALRLTPDRRQLRGDGRDAQPVTLEALDAQGRHVPDCNALLTLQISGGRLLGVGNGDPNAHAADQGTHVALFNGLAQAIVQAGRGAGVLRLQARSAGLRDAVVEIACVAGPPPAAVPIVAPVMVVESWRHTAAFAQPPAPDLSRRPNDNNSWSNTLPGTLETAPERAGYVLYRTQFTPWQGVQTHGGLLDLGRLSGPAQVFLDGRAVAQAAAGTPITIALAPAAGARTLAVIVQVTADQPFGFHDVVTVHYRDCP; this is encoded by the coding sequence ATGCGCAGGCGTGAGTTCATCAAAGGCAGCGTCTGCGCCTCGTCGCTGCTTGGCGTGCCGGCGTTGCTGCCAGGCGCGGCGAGCGCGGTCGCCACCCGCTCGGGCAGCGACGGCACGCCGTGTCCGGCGCCAGCGGGCACCGGTGACGGCGGCCAATGGCTGGACCTGGACCAAGGGTGGCGCTTCCATGCCGGCGATCTGCCCTTGCCGCGCCTGCTTGCGCAGGATGAGACCTACGACAACGCCAAGGCCGGCCGCGCCTGGGGTGCGGCGGCACCGGACTTCGACGACACCGGCTGGCGGCAGCTGCAAGTGCCGCACGATTTTGTGGTGGAGCAGGCGGTGCGCGCCGACGCCAATATCGCGCAGGGCTATCGCCCGCGTGGCATTGCCTGGTACCGGCGCACGCTGCGGCTGGACGAGTCCGCGCGCGGGCAGTCGGTGGAACTGCGTCTGGACGGCATCGCCAGCCATGCCACCGTGTGGGTCAACGGCATGCTGATGGCACGCAGCTGGAGCGGCTACACCGGCCTGGTCATCGACCTCACGCCGGTCGCGCGCTACGGCAATGCCTTGAACAGCATCGCCATCCGCGTCGATGCCGAGGCCATGGATGGCTGGTGGTACGAAGGCGGCGGCATCTACCGGCACACCTGGCTGGTGCTGCGTGCGCCCTTGCATATCGCCGGCGATGGTCTGGCAGCGGTGCCGCGCGAAGGGCCGGACGATATCTGGCAGGTGCCGGTGCAGCTGGAGCTGGCCAACAGCGGCGAACAGCCCGCCGATGCGTGGGTGGATGTGGCGCTGCACGACCCGAAGGGGGTTGTGGTGGCAGGCGGCCAGACGCAACTGCGCGTGGCTGCATTCGGCACCGCGCAGGCGGCCGTCGACGTGTCGGTGCCGCAGCCGCAGCGCTGGAGCGTGGATACACCGGTGTTGTATCGCGTGCAGGCCAGCGTGCGTGGCGCGGACGGCCGCAGCGACCGTGCCGCGTGCGACATCGGCTTTCGTAGCCTGCGCTTCGATGCCGACCGCGGCTTCTTCCTCAATGGCCGTGCGCTCAAGATCAAGGGCGTGTGTCTGCATCAGGACCATGCCGGCGTTGGCGTGGCGCTGCCCGATGCGCTGCATGTGTTTCGCCTGCAGCGCCTGAAATCGATGGGCTGCAATGCCATCCGCCTGCACCACGCGGTGGCGCCGGAATTGCTGCAGGCCTGCGACCGGCTCGGCATGCTGGTGATGGCCGAGAACCGGCTGTTCAATCCTGCGCCGGAGTATCTGGCCTTGCTGCGCACCATGGTGCGGCGCCAGCGCAACCATCCCAGTGTCTTCCTGTGGTCGCTGCTCAACGAAGAACCATTGCAGGGCACCGCCACCGGTTACGCGATCACGGCGCGCGCCGCCAGCGCGGTGCGTGCGCTCGACGACAGCCGCCCGATCACGGCCGGCATGAACGATGGCATGTTCGCCACCCGCGGCGCGGCCGACGTGGTGGACGTGCTCGGCTTCAACTATCGCCAGTACAACTATGACCGCGTGCATGCCGCGCGCCCACGCACGCCGATGTTGTCCAGCGAAGACACCAGCGCGTTCCAGACGCGTGGTGCATGGTTCACCGACCCGGACGCGCACGTAGTGGCCGAAGACGACAGCCTGGCTGCGGACTGGGGCAATACCCATCGCCGCGCCTGGCAGCTGATTGCCGAACGCCCGTTCGTCGCCGGCAGTTTCGTGTGGACCGGCTTCGACTACCGCGGCGAACCCACGCCGTTCGAGTGGCCGTCGGTGGGGTCGTTCTTCGGCATCATGGACCAGTGCGGATTCGCCAAGGGTGCCTATTGGTTGCGTCGTGCGTTGTGGATCGACGATGCGCCGGTATTGCACCTGTTGCCGCACTGGAACTGGCCCGGCCGCGAAGGCCGGCCGATCAAGGTGATGGCGTTCTGCAATGCCGCGCAGGTGGAGTTGTGGCTCAACGGCCGCTCGCTGGGGAAACAGGCGGTGGATCGCGCGCAGATGAATCAGTGGCAGGTGGACTACGCGCCAGGCGTGCTCGAAGCGGTGGCCTGGCGCGACGGCCGCGCGGTGGCGCGTACGCGGGTGGAAACCACCGGCGCGCCGGTGGCGCTGCGGCTCACGCCCGACCGCCGCCAGCTACGCGGCGATGGCCGCGATGCGCAACCGGTGACCCTGGAGGCGCTGGACGCGCAGGGCCGCCACGTGCCCGATTGCAATGCGTTGCTGACGCTGCAGATCAGCGGTGGCCGCCTGCTGGGTGTGGGCAATGGCGACCCGAATGCGCACGCCGCCGATCAGGGCACGCACGTGGCCTTGTTCAACGGGCTGGCGCAGGCGATCGTGCAGGCCGGGCGCGGCGCGGGCGTACTGCGGCTGCAGGCGCGCAGCGCAGGCTTGCGCGATGCGGTGGTCGAGATCGCGTGCGTGGCAGGGCCGCCGCCAGCCGCGGTGCCGATCGTGGCGCCGGTGATGGTGGTCGAAAGCTGGCGCCACACCGCCGCCTTCGCGCAGCCGCCGGCGCCGGATCTCTCGCGCCGCCCCAACGACAACAACAGCTGGAGCAACACGTTGCCAGGCACGCTGGAAACCGCGCCCGAACGCGCCGGCTACGTGTTGTACCGCACCCAGTTCACACCGTGGCAAGGCGTGCAGACCCACGGCGGCCTGCTCGATCTGGGGCGCCTCAGCGGGCCGGCGCAGGTGTTTCTGGATGGCCGTGCGGTTGCCCAGGCAGCGGCAGGCACCCCGATCACCATAGCGCTTGCGCCGGCCGCCGGCGCCCGCACGCTGGCCGTCATTGTGCAGGTCACCGCCGATCAGCCGTTCGGATTCCACGACGTCGTCACCGTGCACTACCGGGACTGCCCATGA
- a CDS encoding alpha-N-acetylglucosaminidase, with amino-acid sequence MIASSFLPSSSARRFAGAVLSALLALPYSVLAAPPAQAVVQRLIGARAAQFEMRVAPRGDGADWYRIDAGGDTVRIAGSSQVALARGAYAYLGQAGAASMSWEGDRVALPVQWPAYRSGQVRTPFAHRAYLNTCTYGYTTPFWDWPRWQREIDWMALHGIDMPLAMEGQEAIWQALWREFDVGDDALADYFSGPAFTPWQRMGNIEGYRAPLPQQWIDSKRVLQTQILARMRELGMQPVLPAFAGYVPKAFAQAHPNARIYRMRAWEGFHETYWLDPRDPLFAKVARRFLELYTQTYGAGAFYLADAFNEMLPPVADDGSDVAAATYGDSIANSDAARAKAVPAAQRDARLAEYGQALYRSIAQVNPQATWVMQGWLFGADREFWQPQAIAAFLGKVPDARLMVLDIGNDRYPGTWKASQAFDDKQWIYGYVHNYGASNPLYGDFAFYRQDLQALLADPDKRNLSGFGVFPEGLHSNSVVYEYLYALAWEGPQHSWSQWLTQYTRARYGHSDAALLQAWSDLEAGIYQTRYWSPRWWNKRAGAYLLFKRPTADIAGFDDRPGDPQRLRRAIDALLQQAGRYADAPLYRYDLIEDARHYLSLHADRQLQAVVQAYTAGDLARGDAILARTTRLVQGLDALVGGQHETLADWTGQAAAAAGDDAALRRAYVGNARAQVSVWGGDGNLADYASKAWQGMYADFYLQRWTRFLGAYRAARKAGTTFDAAAVNAQLAAWERQWAAQDALPKRQPPRDPLTLLRSLMAQVDAHDGLQRAMQRNVQGSTHSATQGIAQGDVHGIAHGAIRGTTQGTAQ; translated from the coding sequence ATGATTGCCTCATCGTTCTTACCCTCGTCGTCCGCGCGGCGATTTGCCGGCGCAGTGCTGAGCGCGCTGCTCGCACTTCCGTACAGCGTGCTGGCCGCACCGCCCGCACAAGCGGTGGTGCAACGTTTGATCGGCGCGCGCGCCGCGCAGTTCGAGATGCGCGTGGCGCCGCGCGGCGACGGTGCGGACTGGTACCGCATCGACGCCGGCGGCGACACGGTGCGCATTGCCGGCTCCTCGCAAGTGGCATTGGCGCGTGGCGCCTATGCCTATCTCGGCCAGGCCGGCGCGGCCTCGATGAGTTGGGAAGGCGACCGCGTCGCGCTGCCGGTGCAATGGCCGGCCTACCGCAGCGGCCAGGTGCGTACGCCGTTTGCCCATCGCGCCTATCTCAACACCTGTACCTATGGCTACACCACGCCGTTCTGGGATTGGCCGCGCTGGCAGCGCGAGATCGACTGGATGGCGTTGCACGGCATCGACATGCCGCTGGCGATGGAAGGGCAGGAGGCGATCTGGCAGGCGCTCTGGCGCGAGTTCGATGTGGGCGATGACGCATTGGCGGACTACTTCTCCGGCCCGGCCTTCACCCCATGGCAGCGCATGGGCAATATCGAAGGCTATCGCGCGCCGCTGCCGCAGCAATGGATCGACAGCAAGCGCGTGCTGCAGACGCAGATCCTTGCGCGCATGCGCGAACTGGGCATGCAGCCGGTGTTGCCGGCATTTGCCGGTTACGTGCCCAAGGCATTCGCGCAGGCGCATCCGAACGCACGCATCTACCGCATGCGCGCCTGGGAAGGCTTCCACGAAACCTATTGGCTGGATCCGCGCGACCCCTTGTTCGCCAAGGTCGCACGCCGCTTCCTTGAGCTGTACACGCAGACCTACGGCGCAGGCGCGTTCTACCTGGCCGATGCCTTCAACGAAATGCTGCCGCCCGTGGCCGACGACGGCAGCGACGTGGCCGCCGCCACGTACGGCGACAGCATCGCCAACTCCGACGCCGCACGTGCCAAGGCCGTGCCGGCGGCGCAACGCGATGCGCGCCTGGCCGAGTACGGGCAGGCCTTGTATCGCTCCATCGCGCAGGTCAATCCGCAGGCCACCTGGGTGATGCAGGGCTGGCTGTTCGGCGCCGACCGCGAGTTCTGGCAACCGCAGGCGATCGCCGCGTTTCTGGGCAAGGTGCCCGATGCGCGCTTGATGGTGCTGGACATCGGCAACGACCGGTATCCCGGCACCTGGAAGGCCTCGCAGGCCTTCGACGACAAACAGTGGATCTACGGCTACGTGCATAACTACGGTGCCAGCAATCCGCTGTACGGTGACTTCGCATTTTATCGACAGGATCTGCAGGCCTTGCTTGCCGATCCGGACAAACGCAATCTGAGCGGGTTTGGCGTGTTCCCCGAGGGCCTGCACAGCAACTCGGTGGTCTACGAATACCTGTACGCGCTGGCTTGGGAAGGGCCGCAGCACTCCTGGTCGCAGTGGCTCACGCAGTACACGCGTGCGCGCTACGGCCACAGCGATGCGGCATTGCTGCAGGCCTGGTCGGATCTGGAGGCGGGCATCTATCAGACCCGGTACTGGTCGCCGCGCTGGTGGAACAAACGCGCCGGGGCGTATCTGCTGTTCAAGCGGCCGACGGCCGACATCGCCGGCTTCGACGATCGCCCCGGCGATCCGCAGCGCCTGCGCCGCGCGATCGACGCGTTGTTGCAGCAAGCAGGCCGCTATGCCGATGCGCCGCTCTACCGCTACGACCTGATCGAAGACGCCCGGCATTACCTGAGCCTGCACGCCGACCGCCAATTGCAGGCGGTGGTGCAGGCCTATACGGCAGGGGATCTCGCACGGGGCGATGCGATATTGGCGCGCACGACACGATTGGTGCAAGGGCTCGATGCATTGGTCGGAGGCCAACACGAAACCCTGGCCGACTGGACCGGCCAGGCGGCGGCCGCAGCAGGCGATGATGCCGCATTGCGTCGCGCCTATGTCGGCAATGCGCGTGCGCAGGTCAGCGTCTGGGGCGGCGACGGCAATCTCGCCGATTACGCGTCCAAGGCGTGGCAGGGCATGTACGCGGATTTCTATCTGCAGCGCTGGACGCGCTTTCTCGGCGCATACCGCGCCGCACGCAAGGCGGGCACAACGTTCGACGCAGCGGCAGTCAACGCGCAGCTTGCCGCGTGGGAGCGCCAATGGGCCGCGCAGGACGCGCTGCCGAAGCGACAGCCACCCCGCGACCCACTGACCTTGCTGCGCAGCTTGATGGCGCAGGTGGATGCGCATGATGGTTTGCAACGTGCCATGCAACGCAATGTGCAAGGCAGTACGCACAGTGCAACGCAAGGCATTGCCCAAGGCGACGTGCACGGCATCGCGCACGGTGCCATTCGCGGCACCACGCAAGGTACTGCCCAATGA
- a CDS encoding acyltransferase family protein, giving the protein MSAQTLPAAAGTATAAPRRERFLSLDVFRGLTIFLMILVNTAGPGAQPYAQLTHAGWFGFTLADLVFPSFLFAVGSAMSFALATDTPHRQFLGRVGKRAALIFLCGVLMYWFPFVHPQPGGGWAFTTVDQLRLTGVLQRIGLCYLLAALLVRYLPPRAIAPVCVALLLGYWALLYVFGQPGAELSKTGNAGTRLDLWLYGRAHLYRKDDGFDPEGLLGTLPATVNVLAGYLTGRFLQRRGKTGAATGMLLLAGAGLVLLALLWNPVWPLSKKLWSGSFVACTVGLDLLALGALVYLLELRGWAGGSGFFTVLGRNPLAIYLFSELFVVVLRLLPAGGSGLDLYAWVGIGVFQAVAPGPLGSLLCALSYTLLCWVVGWWMDRRRWYLRL; this is encoded by the coding sequence ATGAGCGCACAAACACTCCCTGCTGCAGCTGGCACTGCAACCGCAGCACCCAGGCGCGAACGCTTCCTGTCGCTGGACGTCTTCCGCGGCTTGACCATCTTCCTGATGATCCTGGTCAATACCGCAGGGCCCGGCGCGCAGCCATATGCGCAGCTGACCCACGCGGGGTGGTTCGGCTTCACGCTTGCCGATCTGGTGTTTCCCTCGTTCCTGTTCGCCGTCGGCAGCGCGATGAGTTTTGCGCTGGCAACCGATACGCCGCATCGGCAGTTTCTCGGCCGCGTGGGCAAGCGCGCCGCGCTGATCTTCCTATGCGGTGTGCTGATGTACTGGTTTCCGTTTGTGCATCCGCAGCCCGGCGGTGGATGGGCGTTCACTACGGTCGACCAACTCCGCCTGACCGGCGTGCTGCAGCGGATCGGCCTGTGCTATCTGCTTGCAGCGCTGCTGGTGCGCTATCTGCCGCCACGCGCTATCGCGCCGGTTTGCGTCGCGCTGCTGCTGGGCTACTGGGCGTTGCTGTACGTCTTTGGCCAGCCCGGCGCGGAGCTGAGCAAGACCGGCAACGCCGGCACCCGGCTGGATCTGTGGCTGTACGGGCGCGCGCACTTGTACCGCAAAGACGACGGCTTCGACCCCGAGGGCCTGCTCGGCACGCTGCCGGCCACCGTCAACGTGCTGGCGGGCTATCTGACCGGGCGCTTCCTGCAGCGCCGCGGCAAGACCGGCGCTGCCACGGGCATGCTGTTGTTGGCCGGCGCCGGCCTGGTGCTGCTCGCGCTGCTGTGGAATCCCGTCTGGCCGCTGTCGAAAAAGCTCTGGAGCGGATCGTTCGTCGCCTGCACCGTGGGCCTGGACCTGCTGGCGCTGGGCGCGCTGGTGTACCTGCTGGAGTTGCGCGGCTGGGCCGGCGGGAGCGGCTTTTTCACCGTGCTGGGGCGCAACCCGCTGGCGATCTACCTGTTCTCCGAACTGTTCGTGGTGGTGCTGCGGCTGCTCCCGGCCGGCGGCTCCGGCCTGGACCTGTACGCCTGGGTCGGTATTGGCGTGTTCCAGGCCGTTGCGCCGGGCCCGCTCGGCTCGCTGCTGTGCGCGCTGAGCTACACGCTGCTGTGCTGGGTGGTGGGCTGGTGGATGGATCGGCGGCGCTGGTACCTGCGGCTGTGA
- a CDS encoding GntR family transcriptional regulator, whose translation MDALALDASAPTPLYLQLASKLDEQIRQAQWKAGEALPAERQLCERLQISRVTLRQAVDVLVEQGLVSRRQGAGTFVTTQIQHQLSGLTSFSETLRIKGYEPGTRWLERRLRPAHGEEILRLGLSPDASVASLTRLRSADDRVMAYEHAVLPQRIVADPELIGDSLYSYLDAQGTPVVRALQYFRAINLPARLAEHLRMKTGEAILHVVRVGYARDGSAIELTDTYCHNDFYDFVAELRR comes from the coding sequence ATGGACGCGTTGGCGCTGGATGCCTCCGCGCCAACGCCACTGTATCTGCAATTGGCCAGCAAGCTGGACGAGCAGATCCGCCAGGCGCAGTGGAAGGCCGGCGAAGCGCTGCCGGCCGAGCGCCAGCTGTGCGAGCGCCTGCAGATCTCGCGGGTGACCCTGCGCCAGGCGGTGGATGTGCTGGTCGAGCAAGGCCTGGTGTCGCGCCGGCAGGGCGCTGGCACCTTCGTCACCACCCAGATCCAGCATCAACTCAGCGGCCTCACCAGCTTCAGCGAGACGCTGCGCATCAAGGGCTACGAGCCCGGCACGCGCTGGCTGGAGCGGCGGCTGCGCCCGGCCCATGGCGAAGAGATTTTGCGGCTGGGCCTGTCCCCGGACGCATCGGTGGCCTCGCTGACGCGTCTGCGCAGCGCCGACGACCGGGTGATGGCCTACGAACATGCCGTGCTGCCGCAGCGCATCGTGGCAGACCCGGAGCTGATCGGCGATTCGCTGTATAGCTATCTGGACGCGCAGGGCACACCGGTGGTGCGCGCACTGCAGTATTTCCGCGCGATCAACCTGCCGGCGCGGCTGGCCGAACACCTGCGCATGAAGACCGGCGAGGCGATCCTGCACGTGGTGCGCGTGGGCTACGCCCGCGACGGCAGCGCGATCGAATTGACCGACACCTATTGCCACAACGACTTCTACGACTTCGTCGCCGAACTGCGCCGCTGA
- a CDS encoding sugar MFS transporter — translation MTTARPANPVVSIAIVGVLFFIIGFFTWINGPLITFVRLAFDLNEVNAFLVLMVFYLSYFFLALPASWILKRTGMKKGLALSLVVMAVGAAGFGQFATQRWYPGALGGLFVIGSGLALLQTAINPYISILGPIESAARRIALMGICNKIAGILAPILIGSLVLHGIGDLSAQVASADAATKQTLLTAFAAKIHAPYLVMSGVLLLLAIGVLFSPLPELQASEANATPGAKTGVQKHSIFQFPHLWLGVLCLFVYVGVEVMAGDAIGTYGHGFNLPLDSTKLFTSYTLGAMLLGYIAGLALIPTVISQARYLSVSALLGVLFSLGALFTHGYVSVGFVAALGFANAMMWPAIFPLAIRGLGRFTEIGSALLVMGIAGGAIIPQLFAILKQHYDFQVVFAALMVPCYLYILFYSLRGHRVGLPAQAK, via the coding sequence ATGACCACTGCCAGGCCCGCAAATCCCGTTGTCTCGATCGCCATCGTCGGCGTGCTGTTCTTCATCATCGGCTTTTTCACCTGGATCAACGGGCCGCTGATCACCTTCGTGCGGCTGGCGTTCGATCTCAACGAGGTCAACGCCTTCCTGGTGCTGATGGTGTTCTACCTGTCGTACTTCTTCCTGGCGCTGCCGGCGTCGTGGATCCTCAAGCGCACCGGCATGAAGAAGGGTTTGGCGCTGAGCCTGGTGGTGATGGCGGTGGGCGCGGCCGGCTTTGGCCAGTTCGCCACCCAGCGCTGGTATCCGGGCGCCTTGGGCGGGCTGTTCGTGATCGGCAGCGGCCTGGCCTTGCTGCAGACCGCGATCAACCCGTACATCAGCATCCTCGGGCCGATCGAAAGCGCCGCGCGCCGCATCGCCTTGATGGGCATCTGCAACAAGATCGCCGGCATCCTGGCCCCGATCCTGATCGGCTCGCTGGTGCTGCACGGCATCGGCGACCTGTCCGCGCAGGTGGCCAGCGCCGATGCCGCGACCAAGCAAACCTTGCTCACCGCGTTTGCCGCCAAGATCCACGCACCGTATCTGGTGATGTCCGGCGTGCTGCTGCTGCTGGCCATCGGCGTGCTGTTCTCGCCACTGCCCGAGCTGCAGGCGTCCGAGGCCAATGCAACGCCAGGCGCCAAGACCGGCGTGCAGAAGCACAGCATCTTCCAGTTTCCGCATCTGTGGCTGGGCGTGCTGTGCCTGTTCGTCTATGTGGGCGTGGAAGTGATGGCAGGCGACGCCATCGGCACCTACGGGCATGGCTTCAACCTGCCGCTGGACAGCACCAAGCTGTTCACCTCCTACACGCTGGGCGCGATGCTGCTGGGCTACATCGCCGGCCTGGCGCTGATCCCCACTGTCATTTCGCAGGCGCGCTACCTGAGCGTGTCGGCGCTGCTGGGTGTGCTGTTCTCGCTGGGCGCATTGTTCACCCATGGCTACGTGTCGGTGGGCTTCGTCGCCGCGCTCGGCTTTGCCAACGCGATGATGTGGCCGGCGATCTTCCCGCTGGCCATCCGCGGGCTCGGCCGCTTCACCGAAATCGGCTCGGCGTTGCTGGTCATGGGCATTGCCGGCGGCGCGATCATTCCGCAGCTGTTCGCCATTCTCAAACAGCATTACGACTTCCAGGTCGTGTTCGCTGCGCTGATGGTGCCGTGCTATCTGTACATCCTGTTCTATTCGCTGCGCGGTCACCGCGTGGGCCTGCCGGCCCAGGCCAAGTGA
- a CDS encoding LacI family DNA-binding transcriptional regulator, with translation MRRPTIKDVAERAKVSLKTVSRVINNEPSVMQATRARVLRAIADLDYEPDPSARNLRSGTPFVIGLVYDNPNPYHIIGIQNGVLAACRETGFGLQIHPCDSTSPLLAEELAEWVQRSRLAGVVLTAPMSERPELLAGLAARGIKSVRIIAATDDPGDGPCVYIDDRDAAYEITEHLIQLGHQRIGFLWGGPQHRSSGERYAGYEAALKDYGISLDKHLVIPGDYTFDDGFRGARRLLSLREPPTAIFGSNDEIAAGVLAAAKSTGMNVPYQLSIAGFEDSPFSRQSWPALTTAKQATDDIARHAARLLISQLRSDAYDDQPAQLQNRGFVPQLVVRGSTAPAPASTGKPLPPESA, from the coding sequence ATGCGCAGGCCCACCATCAAAGACGTCGCCGAGCGCGCCAAGGTCTCATTGAAGACCGTGTCGCGGGTGATCAACAACGAGCCCTCGGTGATGCAGGCCACGCGCGCGCGCGTGCTGCGTGCCATTGCCGACCTCGACTACGAACCCGACCCGTCCGCGCGCAACCTGCGCAGCGGCACGCCGTTCGTGATCGGCCTGGTCTACGACAACCCCAATCCGTACCACATCATCGGCATCCAGAACGGCGTGCTCGCCGCCTGCCGTGAAACCGGCTTCGGATTGCAGATCCATCCCTGCGATTCCACCTCGCCGCTGCTGGCCGAAGAACTGGCCGAATGGGTGCAGCGTTCGCGCCTGGCCGGGGTGGTGTTGACCGCGCCGATGTCCGAGCGCCCCGAGTTGCTTGCCGGCCTGGCCGCGCGCGGCATCAAGAGCGTGCGCATCATCGCCGCCACCGACGATCCGGGCGACGGCCCGTGCGTGTATATCGACGACCGCGACGCCGCGTATGAAATCACCGAGCATCTGATCCAGCTCGGCCATCAGCGCATCGGTTTCCTGTGGGGCGGGCCACAGCATCGCTCCAGCGGCGAGCGCTATGCCGGTTACGAGGCCGCGTTGAAGGATTACGGCATCAGCCTGGACAAGCACCTGGTGATTCCCGGCGACTACACCTTCGACGATGGCTTCCGTGGCGCACGTCGGTTGCTGTCGCTACGCGAGCCGCCCACCGCCATCTTCGGCAGCAACGACGAAATCGCTGCCGGCGTGCTGGCCGCAGCCAAGTCCACCGGCATGAACGTGCCGTACCAGTTGTCGATCGCCGGTTTCGAAGACAGCCCGTTCTCGCGGCAGTCGTGGCCGGCGCTGACCACCGCCAAGCAGGCCACCGACGACATCGCGCGGCACGCCGCACGGCTGTTGATCAGCCAGCTGCGCAGCGATGCCTACGACGACCAACCCGCGCAACTGCAGAACCGCGGCTTCGTGCCGCAACTGGTGGTGCGCGGCTCCACCGCGCCGGCGCCTGCGTCCACCGGCAAACCCCTTCCCCCCGAATCCGCCTGA
- a CDS encoding SIS domain-containing protein: MNLPQETDTLMFREAAQTADVVAAQFARNAGTIAALAQSLRENPPPFVVTCARGSSDHAATYAKYLFETQLGIVTASASPSVGSVYAAPLQLRGALYIVISQSGKSPDLLRNAEAAKAGGARVVALVNVEDSPLAQLADVVIALGAGPEKSVAATKSYLASLAAVLHLCAVWKNDPALLAAVDALPQQLRSAWQADWSALTTGLTPAHNLFVLGRGLGLGAAQEAALKFKETCGLHAEAYSSAEVKHGPMALVGPGFPVLVFAQPDETGAGTRALAEEFRARGAQVWLAAPDGDLPLADAAHPACAPLLTVQSFYRAINALALQRGHHPDLPPHLNKVTETV, encoded by the coding sequence ATGAACCTTCCCCAGGAAACCGACACCCTGATGTTCCGCGAGGCGGCACAGACCGCCGACGTGGTGGCTGCACAGTTCGCGCGCAACGCCGGCACCATCGCCGCGCTGGCGCAGTCGCTGCGCGAGAACCCGCCGCCGTTCGTGGTGACCTGCGCGCGCGGCAGCTCCGATCATGCCGCCACGTATGCCAAGTACCTGTTCGAGACGCAGCTGGGCATTGTCACCGCTTCCGCATCGCCGTCGGTGGGCTCGGTGTACGCCGCGCCGCTGCAGCTGCGTGGCGCGCTGTACATCGTGATCTCGCAATCGGGCAAGAGCCCGGACCTGCTGCGCAATGCCGAAGCCGCCAAGGCGGGTGGTGCGCGCGTGGTCGCGCTGGTCAACGTGGAAGATTCGCCGCTGGCGCAGCTGGCCGATGTGGTGATTGCGCTCGGTGCCGGCCCGGAAAAAAGCGTTGCCGCCACCAAGAGTTATCTCGCCTCGCTCGCCGCGGTGCTGCACCTGTGCGCGGTGTGGAAGAACGACCCCGCACTGCTCGCCGCAGTGGATGCGTTGCCGCAACAACTGCGCAGCGCCTGGCAGGCCGACTGGTCCGCACTGACCACCGGTTTGACGCCCGCGCATAACCTGTTCGTGCTCGGCCGCGGCCTGGGCCTGGGCGCGGCACAGGAAGCGGCGCTGAAATTCAAGGAAACCTGCGGCCTGCATGCCGAAGCCTACAGCTCGGCCGAGGTCAAACACGGGCCGATGGCGCTGGTTGGCCCGGGTTTCCCGGTGTTGGTGTTCGCGCAGCCCGACGAAACCGGTGCCGGCACGCGCGCGCTGGCCGAAGAATTCCGTGCACGTGGTGCGCAGGTGTGGCTGGCGGCGCCCGATGGCGATCTGCCGCTGGCCGATGCCGCGCACCCGGCGTGCGCGCCGCTGCTGACCGTGCAGAGCTTTTATCGCGCGATCAATGCGCTGGCACTGCAGCGCGGCCATCATCCCGATCTGCCGCCGCACTTGAACAAGGTCACGGAAACCGTTTGA